A window of the Glaciimonas sp. CA11.2 genome harbors these coding sequences:
- the ubiB gene encoding ubiquinone biosynthesis regulatory protein kinase UbiB — MILKFLRVIKIARVAIRYGLDDIVMSGFDKPRISKLINTLLFWRDLSAPRGERLRKSLEELGPIFVKFGQVLSTRRDLLPGDIVDELAGLQDRVPPFSSDLAIAQIQKSLKAHPDQLFASFDRQPVASASIAQVHFAMLKNGREVAVKVLRPGMKKSIDEDVALMHLAAELVEKLWADGKRLKAREVVGEFDKYLHDELDLMREAANGSQLRRNFADSDLLMVPEMFWDYCSSSVIVMERMHGIPISQLDRLRAAGVDMQKLSSDGVEIFFTQVFRDGFFHADMHPGNILVSVAPATFGRYIALDFGIVGTLNDFDKDYLSQNFLAFFQRDYKRVAEAHIESGWAPKETRVDELESAVRACCEPIFDRPLKDISFGQVLLRLFQTSRRFNVEVQPQLVLLQKTLLNVEGLGRQLDPELDLWKTAKPYLERWMSEQIGWRGLVQHLKIEAPRYSKLLPQLPRLIHQVLSQVVDGPKGQDEKLLLLALAEQRRTNHLLGILVYFGGGLMGGILLTLIFQRWGYLYFGA; from the coding sequence ATGATTCTAAAATTTTTACGGGTTATAAAAATTGCACGCGTCGCCATTCGTTATGGTTTAGACGATATTGTGATGTCAGGATTTGATAAGCCGCGTATTTCTAAGTTAATCAATACGCTGTTATTTTGGCGCGATTTGTCTGCTCCCCGTGGCGAGCGCTTACGCAAGTCGCTCGAAGAGTTGGGCCCTATATTCGTTAAATTCGGTCAGGTATTGTCGACTCGCCGCGACTTGCTGCCGGGTGACATCGTCGATGAACTGGCGGGCTTACAAGATCGGGTACCGCCGTTTAGTTCTGACCTTGCAATCGCACAAATTCAGAAATCGCTTAAGGCCCATCCAGATCAACTTTTCGCCAGTTTTGATCGCCAACCTGTCGCCTCCGCTTCCATTGCGCAAGTTCATTTTGCGATGCTCAAAAATGGACGCGAGGTCGCGGTGAAAGTGCTGCGTCCTGGCATGAAAAAATCTATCGATGAAGATGTGGCGTTGATGCATTTAGCCGCTGAACTGGTCGAAAAATTATGGGCTGACGGCAAACGGCTGAAGGCACGTGAAGTGGTCGGCGAGTTTGATAAGTATTTACACGACGAACTTGACCTGATGCGTGAGGCCGCTAACGGCAGTCAGTTACGCCGGAATTTTGCCGACTCTGATCTGTTAATGGTCCCCGAGATGTTTTGGGATTATTGCTCATCATCTGTCATCGTAATGGAGCGCATGCACGGCATTCCGATTTCGCAGCTGGATCGTTTGCGGGCGGCCGGTGTCGACATGCAAAAGTTATCTAGTGATGGTGTGGAAATTTTCTTCACGCAAGTGTTCAGAGACGGCTTTTTCCACGCTGATATGCACCCGGGCAATATTTTAGTGTCGGTTGCGCCCGCTACATTTGGTCGTTATATCGCGCTCGATTTCGGCATTGTCGGAACACTTAACGATTTTGATAAAGATTATCTCTCGCAAAATTTTCTAGCATTTTTTCAGCGCGATTATAAACGCGTCGCCGAAGCGCATATCGAGTCTGGCTGGGCACCGAAAGAGACGCGGGTGGATGAGTTGGAATCGGCAGTGCGCGCTTGTTGCGAACCGATTTTTGATCGCCCGTTGAAAGACATTTCTTTCGGTCAGGTACTGTTAAGACTGTTTCAGACTTCGCGCCGCTTTAATGTAGAAGTGCAACCACAGCTCGTCTTATTGCAGAAGACGCTTCTGAACGTCGAAGGCCTTGGGCGTCAATTAGACCCCGAACTGGATTTGTGGAAAACTGCAAAGCCTTATCTTGAGCGTTGGATGAGCGAGCAAATAGGTTGGCGCGGCTTGGTGCAACATTTGAAAATTGAAGCACCGCGATACAGCAAATTATTGCCGCAGTTGCCGCGCCTGATACATCAGGTTCTGTCTCAAGTCGTAGATGGACCTAAAGGTCAGGATGAAAAGCTGCTGTTATTAGCGCTTGCGGAACAAAGAAGAACCAATCATTTACTCGGTATCCTGGTGTATTTTGGCGGTGGATTGATGGGGGGAATATTGCTGACCCTGATCTTTCAGCGTTGGGGATATTTATATTTCGGCGCCTAA
- a CDS encoding sterol-binding protein has product MNFTPLTAAVNHLLTQEPWAQRKLAAHADKIAYIDSGAIVLKWQITPDGFLQAPVTKVESASASASASASASASILAPNVTIRMKLSDLPLMAQNPERAFSYVTIEGDADFANAISQVGLGLRWDAEQDLSKLFGDIAATRLVSMAKSTLQTVQTTHKKLAENVAEYFLEEKPLLVRPHAVSDFTQEVTILRDDVERLIKRIERIERINAGSA; this is encoded by the coding sequence TTGAACTTTACGCCTCTTACCGCAGCTGTTAACCATTTGCTTACCCAAGAACCTTGGGCTCAACGTAAACTTGCCGCGCATGCTGACAAGATCGCTTACATCGATAGTGGTGCAATAGTGCTGAAGTGGCAAATTACGCCAGACGGCTTCTTGCAGGCACCAGTTACGAAAGTGGAATCGGCATCAGCATCAGCATCAGCATCAGCATCAGCATCAGCATCCATTTTGGCCCCAAATGTCACCATACGGATGAAATTGTCGGATTTGCCATTAATGGCGCAAAATCCCGAACGAGCATTTTCTTATGTCACTATTGAAGGCGATGCAGACTTCGCTAATGCGATTTCTCAAGTTGGCTTAGGTTTGCGGTGGGATGCTGAACAAGACCTGAGTAAGTTGTTCGGTGATATTGCCGCCACGCGCCTGGTCTCGATGGCAAAGTCAACGTTACAGACAGTGCAGACGACGCACAAAAAGTTGGCAGAAAACGTGGCCGAATATTTCCTTGAGGAAAAACCGTTGCTAGTACGCCCGCATGCGGTTTCTGATTTTACGCAAGAGGTCACGATATTACGCGATGACGTCGAGCGGTTGATCAAACGAATTGAGCGTATTGAACGCATAAATGCCGGTTCTGCCTAG
- a CDS encoding Tim44-like domain-containing protein produces MKKLLVILMLIVSALSLTISSAEARRLGGGGSFGKQSSGISRSVPSSPSQQNFARPAAPAAAPGVAPKPASPLRGIIGGALLGLGLGALMSHFGMGGVGGSFLMIILLAFVVIFVVRMVMRRNSDPAPAYPNAYSDSPGSTRAANDNNNTGFTPEIGSRLEPARPAAFQTDTPVAGHASAPWGVPADFDVPGFVRSAKTYFIRLQAAWDKADTSDIREFTSPEMFGELKMQLQERGASANNTDVVQLDGELMGIETVNDHYLASVKFSGLIKEAPEASAEPFTEVWNLSKPVSGPGGWILAGIQQVN; encoded by the coding sequence ATGAAAAAATTATTAGTGATATTAATGTTGATTGTCAGTGCGTTGTCGCTGACGATATCAAGTGCAGAAGCTCGACGATTGGGCGGTGGCGGTTCGTTCGGCAAACAGTCTTCCGGGATTTCACGCTCAGTGCCGAGTAGTCCATCGCAACAAAATTTCGCTCGCCCTGCTGCACCAGCGGCAGCGCCCGGCGTAGCCCCTAAACCTGCCAGTCCATTGAGAGGCATCATCGGCGGCGCATTGTTAGGCTTGGGTTTGGGCGCTTTGATGTCCCATTTTGGTATGGGCGGTGTTGGCGGATCATTCCTGATGATCATTTTATTAGCGTTTGTTGTGATTTTTGTGGTCCGCATGGTAATGCGCCGAAATAGCGATCCCGCGCCAGCCTATCCAAATGCCTATTCCGATAGCCCTGGAAGTACGCGTGCCGCTAACGATAATAACAATACAGGTTTCACGCCGGAAATAGGCTCACGCCTCGAACCGGCGCGACCAGCGGCGTTTCAAACTGACACGCCGGTCGCCGGACATGCTAGCGCCCCTTGGGGCGTTCCAGCAGATTTCGACGTTCCTGGCTTCGTGCGGAGTGCAAAAACCTATTTCATCCGTCTGCAAGCCGCGTGGGATAAAGCTGACACCAGTGATATACGAGAGTTTACTTCGCCAGAAATGTTCGGCGAGTTAAAAATGCAACTGCAAGAACGCGGCGCGTCAGCCAATAACACGGACGTGGTGCAACTCGATGGCGAGCTAATGGGCATCGAAACGGTGAATGATCATTATCTTGCCAGCGTTAAATTCAGTGGCTTGATTAAAGAAGCACCGGAAGCGTCAGCCGAGCCGTTCACAGAAGTCTGGAATCTATCGAAGCCAGTGTCGGGGCCGGGCGGTTGGATTTTGGCGGGGATTCAGCAAGTCAATTAA
- the ubiE gene encoding bifunctional demethylmenaquinone methyltransferase/2-methoxy-6-polyprenyl-1,4-benzoquinol methylase UbiE yields MTNTTHFGYKTVAEEDKVHKVAEVFHSVAAKYDVMNDLMSAGMHRLWKAFTIAQAAIRPGFKVLDIAGGTGDLAKAFAKRAGPSGEVWLTDINESMLRVGRDRVLNTGLSTPTLLCDAEKLPFPDNYFDRVSVAFGLRNMTHKDVALSEMRRVLKPGGKLLVLEFSKVCEQLKKPYDVYSFSVLPWLGKKIANDAESYRYLAESIRMHPDQETLKKMMQDAGLARVQYFNLTAGVAALHTGIKL; encoded by the coding sequence ATGACCAATACTACCCATTTCGGTTACAAAACTGTCGCTGAAGAAGACAAGGTGCATAAAGTCGCCGAAGTTTTTCATTCGGTCGCGGCTAAATACGACGTCATGAACGATTTGATGTCGGCTGGCATGCATCGGCTATGGAAAGCGTTCACAATCGCGCAGGCTGCCATACGTCCCGGATTTAAAGTGTTGGATATTGCTGGTGGAACCGGCGATCTGGCTAAAGCCTTCGCTAAACGCGCTGGGCCGAGCGGTGAAGTTTGGTTAACCGACATCAATGAGTCAATGCTGCGAGTTGGACGCGATCGCGTCTTGAATACTGGGTTATCAACCCCCACTTTGCTTTGTGATGCCGAGAAATTGCCATTTCCGGACAATTACTTTGATCGCGTGTCAGTTGCCTTTGGTTTGCGCAATATGACCCATAAGGATGTGGCGTTGTCAGAAATGCGCCGTGTTCTTAAGCCGGGCGGCAAACTGTTGGTGCTGGAATTTTCGAAAGTCTGTGAGCAATTGAAAAAGCCTTATGACGTGTATTCGTTTTCAGTATTACCCTGGTTGGGCAAAAAAATTGCCAACGACGCTGAAAGTTACCGCTATCTGGCCGAGTCAATCCGTATGCATCCAGATCAGGAAACGCTGAAAAAAATGATGCAGGATGCGGGACTTGCGCGTGTCCAGTATTTTAATTTAACCGCTGGTGTGGCTGCGTTGCACACCGGGATCAAACTGTAA
- a CDS encoding phosphonate degradation HD-domain oxygenase, which yields MLSIPEICGLFEDGGHAMYSGEPVSQREHALQTATLAAQAGATSELICAALLHDLGHLLNPQGETPSERGIDDTHQYFAIPYLRGLFSPAVLEPIRMHVDAKRYLCAIDSTYYDQLSDDSKRSLALQGGVFSTHAAAEFIARPYAADAVSLRLWDDLAKDADMVTPAMPYFATLMADCALTKVTS from the coding sequence ATGCTGTCGATACCAGAAATTTGCGGGCTGTTTGAAGACGGAGGCCACGCTATGTATTCGGGCGAACCGGTATCGCAGCGTGAACATGCTTTGCAAACGGCAACACTTGCGGCACAGGCCGGTGCAACGTCAGAACTGATCTGCGCCGCTTTACTGCACGATCTGGGACACTTGCTCAACCCTCAGGGCGAGACACCATCGGAACGTGGAATCGACGATACCCATCAATATTTTGCCATTCCTTATTTGCGGGGTTTGTTTAGCCCTGCGGTGTTAGAGCCGATTCGCATGCACGTGGATGCCAAACGCTATTTGTGTGCGATCGATTCAACCTATTACGACCAGCTATCGGACGATTCCAAGCGGAGTCTTGCCCTGCAAGGCGGCGTATTTTCCACCCACGCCGCGGCAGAGTTTATCGCGCGCCCTTACGCCGCAGATGCCGTTAGCTTGCGTTTGTGGGATGATTTGGCTAAGGACGCTGATATGGTAACGCCAGCGATGCCTTATTTTGCTACGTTGATGGCTGATTGCGCATTAACTAAAGTTACCAGCTAA
- a CDS encoding DUF971 domain-containing protein — protein MLGSKQSAPTPIPVSFTAHQKSGVLEVVFDDGKTFSLPFEMMRVYSPSADVQGHGEGQETLQTGKRGITLAALDPVGNYAVKPTFSDGHESGIFTWAYLYKLGQEQDALWEEYLRRLDDAGHGRDAGRDLSMTAKKAGGHGCG, from the coding sequence ATGCTCGGCTCCAAACAATCTGCTCCTACTCCGATTCCCGTATCATTTACCGCCCATCAAAAATCAGGCGTATTGGAAGTCGTTTTTGATGACGGTAAGACGTTCTCGTTGCCGTTTGAAATGATGCGCGTCTATTCGCCTTCGGCCGATGTACAAGGTCACGGCGAAGGTCAGGAAACATTGCAAACAGGCAAGCGCGGTATTACCTTGGCAGCGCTTGATCCGGTTGGTAACTACGCCGTTAAACCGACCTTTTCGGATGGTCATGAAAGCGGTATTTTTACGTGGGCCTATTTATATAAATTAGGTCAGGAACAAGATGCGCTCTGGGAAGAATATTTGCGTCGTTTGGACGATGCCGGGCACGGACGTGATGCGGGGCGGGATTTATCGATGACTGCCAAAAAGGCAGGCGGCCATGGTTGCGGTTAA
- a CDS encoding HIT family protein — translation MTASSAGCELCASEGGEVLSRNDKYRVVLVDDAQYPGFCRVIWHAHVKEMTDLSADDRDGLMRAIWRVEQAIRAVMQPEKINLACFGNMTPHVHWHVIPRYLDDVHFPQPVWGTIQQTTPSAVLAARQALLPSLRAALLQL, via the coding sequence ATGACGGCCAGTTCTGCGGGTTGTGAATTGTGCGCAAGCGAGGGCGGAGAAGTGCTCTCTCGTAACGACAAATATCGCGTGGTATTGGTCGATGATGCCCAATATCCAGGATTTTGTCGGGTTATCTGGCATGCGCATGTGAAGGAAATGACCGATTTGTCCGCTGACGATCGTGATGGTTTGATGCGCGCTATATGGCGAGTTGAGCAGGCGATAAGGGCGGTCATGCAGCCGGAAAAAATCAATCTTGCTTGCTTCGGCAACATGACGCCGCATGTGCATTGGCATGTGATTCCGCGCTATTTGGATGACGTGCATTTCCCGCAACCAGTATGGGGAACGATTCAACAAACGACACCCTCGGCTGTGCTGGCCGCCCGTCAGGCGTTATTGCCGTCATTGCGAGCAGCGCTTTTGCAACTTTAA
- a CDS encoding FAD/FMN-binding oxidoreductase has protein sequence MNAPVQIQALVSDAPHGATPTRVREIPYNYTSFSDREIVIRLLGEASWALLDELRSKRQTGRSARMLYEVLGDIWVVRRNPYLQDDMLDNPKRRQALIDALNHRLAEVDKRRLDIAHAQDHDDDAIRRSAKVEALVEAARLAISKFSDEFRQTYDLRKRTNKILGRYTAKDNIKFDGLSRVSHVTDATDWRVEYPFVVLTPDSEDEMAGLVKGCIELGLTIIPRGGGTGYTGGAIPLTPFSAVINTEKLEQLGEVEMAVLPGLQTEYATIFSGAGVVTKRVADAAEKAGFVFAVDPTSASASCIGGNIAMNAGGKKALLWGTAIDNLASWRMVDPNGDWLDVTRLDHNLGKIHDTPLARFKLEWRHPAAKGHPAEATFKTEILEIPGGTFRKEGLGKDVTDKFLAGLPGIQKEGCDGLITSGVWILHKMPKFTRTVCLEFFGQARDAIPSIVEIKNYLDGLPAKGEGFTSIRLAGLEHLDERYLRAVGYSTKSKRGVLPKMALFGDIVGDDENAVAHAASEVVRLANNRVGEGFVAVSPEARKKFWLDRSRTAAISKHTNAFKINEDVVIPLNRMGEYTDGIERINIELSIKNKLQLLDQLQVFFAKGNLPLGKSEESDGDDIAGAELMEQRVPQAQDLLAKAKLRWTYLLQQLDAPLADVKAELAALGLDKLSAVFEQRLIQQPDARLFDVVQDRTVSISWKQEVRAQLRQIFNGGAFKLILDECTAIHKTVLRGRVFVALHMHAGDGNVHTNLPVNSDHYDMLQDAHAAVARIMKLARSLDGVISGEHGIGITKLEFLTEDEIKDFRDYKLRVDPEGRFNKGKLLNLPGLEADLSNAYTPSFGLMGHESLIMQQSDIGAIATSIKDCLRCGKCKPVCATHVPRANLLYSPRNKILATSLLVEAFLYEEQTRRGISIKHWEEFEDVADHCTVCHKCLTPCPVDIDFGEVSMNMRNLLRKMDKKSFNPGTTAAMFFLNAKDPATINMTRKVMTDWGFKAQRLGNEVLKKFAKKQTKAPPSTIGKAPIKEQVIHFINKKMPGNLPKKTARALLDIEDDKVIPIIRDPQTTTAETEAVFYFPGCGSERLFSQVGLATQAMLWHVGVQTVLPPGYLCCGYPQRGSGDFDKAEKIITDNRVLFHRMANTLNYLDIKTVIVSCGTCYDQLQGYEFEKIFPGCRIIDIHEYLLEKNLKLEGVNGTRYMYHDPCHSPMKLQDPLKTVNALITTIDNQKIEKNDRCCGESGTFGVSRPDVSTQVRFRKEEEMISGADKVRADGFTGEVKILTSCPSCLQGLTRYNDDSGTTADYIVVEMAKHLLGENWLPDYVNRANSGGIERVLV, from the coding sequence ATGAACGCCCCAGTACAAATCCAAGCTCTAGTATCAGATGCACCACACGGTGCAACCCCTACGCGCGTGCGCGAGATTCCCTACAATTACACCTCTTTTTCAGATCGTGAAATTGTCATTCGGCTCCTCGGTGAAGCTTCGTGGGCGTTGCTCGATGAATTACGTTCCAAACGTCAGACCGGTCGCTCAGCACGTATGCTGTACGAAGTCTTGGGCGATATTTGGGTCGTACGTCGCAATCCCTATTTGCAAGACGATATGCTCGACAATCCAAAACGTCGGCAGGCGCTGATTGACGCGCTGAACCATCGTTTGGCAGAAGTCGATAAGCGTCGTCTGGATATCGCACACGCGCAAGATCATGACGACGACGCGATCCGCCGTAGCGCCAAGGTGGAAGCATTGGTCGAGGCTGCACGTTTGGCTATTAGCAAATTTTCGGACGAGTTCCGTCAGACTTATGATTTGCGTAAACGCACCAATAAAATTTTGGGGCGCTATACCGCCAAAGACAACATCAAGTTCGACGGACTGTCACGTGTATCGCACGTAACAGATGCTACCGACTGGCGCGTTGAGTATCCGTTTGTGGTCCTGACACCCGACAGCGAAGATGAGATGGCGGGACTGGTCAAAGGTTGTATCGAACTCGGTCTGACCATTATTCCGCGTGGCGGCGGCACCGGTTACACGGGCGGTGCGATTCCGCTCACACCGTTTTCAGCAGTAATCAATACCGAAAAGCTGGAACAACTCGGCGAAGTGGAAATGGCTGTATTGCCAGGTCTGCAAACGGAATACGCGACTATTTTCTCCGGCGCTGGTGTAGTAACCAAGCGCGTAGCGGATGCGGCTGAAAAGGCCGGTTTCGTTTTTGCGGTTGACCCAACCTCGGCATCCGCATCCTGCATCGGCGGCAATATTGCCATGAATGCGGGTGGTAAAAAGGCCTTGTTATGGGGCACTGCCATTGATAATTTGGCAAGCTGGCGCATGGTCGATCCAAACGGCGATTGGCTGGATGTCACGCGACTGGATCACAATCTTGGCAAAATTCATGACACGCCTTTAGCGCGTTTTAAACTGGAATGGCGGCATCCGGCGGCAAAAGGACATCCGGCAGAAGCGACGTTCAAGACTGAAATTCTTGAAATACCCGGCGGCACTTTCCGCAAGGAGGGTTTAGGCAAGGATGTTACGGATAAATTTTTAGCCGGTTTGCCTGGTATTCAAAAGGAAGGTTGCGACGGGCTGATCACGTCCGGCGTGTGGATTTTGCATAAAATGCCAAAGTTCACCCGTACCGTCTGTCTGGAGTTTTTCGGTCAGGCACGCGATGCGATTCCATCGATCGTTGAGATCAAAAACTATCTCGACGGTCTTCCCGCAAAAGGCGAAGGATTTACGTCGATTCGCCTCGCCGGTCTTGAACATCTCGATGAGCGGTATTTGCGCGCAGTCGGTTATTCGACCAAGTCCAAGCGCGGCGTGTTGCCGAAAATGGCCTTGTTTGGCGACATTGTGGGTGACGATGAAAACGCTGTCGCACACGCAGCGTCGGAAGTCGTGCGTCTGGCGAATAACCGTGTTGGTGAAGGGTTTGTTGCCGTTAGTCCAGAAGCGCGGAAGAAATTCTGGCTCGATCGCTCACGTACCGCGGCTATTTCCAAGCATACCAACGCCTTTAAAATTAATGAAGACGTGGTCATTCCGCTCAATCGGATGGGCGAATACACCGACGGTATCGAACGCATCAATATTGAGTTATCGATCAAAAACAAGTTGCAGTTGTTAGATCAATTGCAAGTCTTTTTTGCCAAAGGTAATTTGCCTTTGGGTAAAAGCGAAGAGTCCGATGGCGATGATATCGCTGGCGCAGAGTTGATGGAACAACGGGTTCCTCAAGCGCAGGATTTGCTGGCAAAGGCGAAGCTGCGCTGGACGTATCTTTTGCAGCAACTGGATGCACCGCTGGCCGACGTAAAGGCGGAATTAGCAGCATTGGGTCTGGATAAATTAAGTGCGGTGTTTGAGCAGCGCTTGATTCAGCAACCCGATGCACGTTTATTTGACGTGGTTCAGGACCGCACCGTCAGCATCTCCTGGAAGCAGGAAGTCCGTGCGCAATTGCGCCAGATTTTCAATGGTGGCGCGTTCAAGTTGATATTGGACGAATGCACGGCTATTCATAAAACAGTATTGCGTGGCCGTGTATTTGTCGCGCTTCACATGCACGCCGGTGATGGCAATGTCCATACCAACTTGCCGGTGAACTCCGATCACTACGACATGTTGCAGGACGCACACGCTGCAGTTGCGCGCATTATGAAGTTGGCGCGTTCGCTGGATGGCGTGATTTCGGGTGAGCATGGCATCGGCATTACCAAGCTGGAGTTTTTGACCGAAGATGAAATCAAGGATTTCCGCGATTACAAATTACGCGTCGATCCAGAAGGACGTTTTAACAAAGGTAAATTACTGAATTTGCCGGGCCTTGAAGCTGATTTAAGCAATGCTTACACGCCGTCGTTCGGCTTGATGGGACACGAATCGCTGATCATGCAGCAAAGCGACATCGGCGCGATTGCTACCAGTATCAAGGATTGCTTGCGCTGCGGTAAGTGCAAGCCGGTTTGTGCAACGCACGTGCCTCGCGCCAACTTGCTGTACTCGCCTCGCAATAAGATTCTGGCGACTTCGTTGCTGGTCGAAGCCTTCTTATATGAAGAGCAGACACGGCGCGGCATTTCGATCAAGCATTGGGAAGAGTTTGAAGACGTCGCGGATCATTGCACCGTCTGTCACAAGTGTTTGACGCCTTGTCCGGTCGATATCGACTTTGGTGAAGTGTCGATGAACATGCGTAATCTGCTGCGTAAGATGGACAAAAAATCGTTTAATCCGGGCACGACAGCGGCGATGTTTTTCCTGAATGCCAAAGATCCTGCGACGATCAACATGACCCGCAAAGTGATGACCGATTGGGGCTTTAAGGCACAACGACTAGGTAACGAAGTGCTGAAAAAGTTTGCCAAAAAGCAGACTAAAGCGCCACCGTCAACGATTGGCAAAGCACCAATTAAAGAACAGGTCATTCACTTTATTAACAAGAAAATGCCAGGTAATTTGCCGAAGAAGACCGCGCGCGCGTTACTGGATATTGAAGACGATAAAGTGATTCCGATCATTCGGGACCCGCAGACAACGACGGCCGAAACCGAAGCAGTGTTTTACTTCCCCGGTTGCGGTTCGGAACGCCTGTTCTCGCAAGTTGGTCTGGCGACGCAAGCAATGTTGTGGCACGTTGGCGTACAAACGGTGTTGCCACCTGGCTATTTGTGCTGTGGTTACCCGCAACGTGGTTCTGGCGATTTCGACAAAGCCGAGAAGATCATCACCGATAATCGGGTGTTGTTTCATCGGATGGCGAACACCTTAAATTACCTCGACATCAAAACTGTCATCGTGTCTTGCGGTACTTGCTATGATCAACTTCAGGGTTATGAGTTTGAGAAAATATTCCCCGGCTGTCGCATCATCGATATCCATGAATATTTGCTGGAAAAAAATCTTAAACTGGAAGGTGTTAACGGCACGCGTTATATGTATCACGACCCTTGCCATTCGCCGATGAAGTTGCAAGACCCACTGAAAACCGTGAATGCGTTAATCACGACTATAGACAATCAGAAGATCGAGAAAAATGATCGCTGCTGTGGTGAATCCGGTACTTTTGGCGTGAGCCGTCCGGACGTATCAACGCAAGTGCGCTTCCGCAAGGAAGAAGAGATGATCAGCGGTGCGGATAAAGTGCGCGCGGATGGTTTCACCGGCGAAGTCAAAATTCTGACATCGTGCCCATCTTGTTTGCAAGGGCTAACGCGTTACAACGATGACTCCGGCACGACTGCAGATTACATCGTGGTCGAAATGGCGAAGCATTTATTGGGCGAAAACTGGTTGCCGGATTACGTCAACCGCGCCAATAGCGGCGGCATAGAACGCGTGTTGGTATAA
- a CDS encoding YqaA family protein, with protein sequence MIESAVVWALGVLAIPTVGLWSVFIVSFVSATLLPMGSEPAVFAVIKANGALYWSVIVVATAGNTLGGALDYWMGYSAKQAFARERKSRWFHWLEHYGPKTMLLSWLPIIGDPICTLAGWLHLSFWPSVMYMAIGKFLRYIAMTWILMSLPDGFWRQLAHWLF encoded by the coding sequence ATGATTGAATCAGCTGTTGTATGGGCGTTAGGCGTGCTTGCGATACCGACCGTTGGGTTATGGTCGGTGTTCATCGTCAGTTTTGTATCCGCCACTTTGTTACCAATGGGCTCAGAGCCCGCCGTGTTTGCGGTCATCAAAGCTAACGGTGCGCTTTATTGGTCCGTCATCGTGGTCGCCACCGCTGGGAATACACTCGGTGGCGCATTGGACTATTGGATGGGGTACAGCGCCAAGCAGGCATTTGCACGCGAACGCAAAAGTCGTTGGTTCCATTGGTTGGAGCATTACGGCCCAAAAACGATGCTATTGAGCTGGTTACCGATTATCGGCGACCCCATTTGCACTTTGGCAGGTTGGTTGCATTTGTCGTTCTGGCCAAGCGTCATGTATATGGCAATCGGCAAATTTTTACGTTATATCGCTATGACATGGATACTTATGTCATTACCGGATGGATTCTGGCGGCAGCTCGCGCACTGGCTGTTTTAA